Sequence from the Erythrolamprus reginae isolate rEryReg1 chromosome Z, rEryReg1.hap1, whole genome shotgun sequence genome:
TGGGGAGGGGGACACAACAGCCATAGAGATTCACAATTGTCCCGCCCGATTCCTCAAATTGAGTTTCTTGAGACCTTGATTTggagatttttatttataaattttggTGGTGATGTATACTGAACTGCTGAGCAGTTTCTATCGGAAGACCCAAGTTATTTCAATACCTTGATTACTATTTCAGGTTTTGTGTGCTCAGGCCAATGACTTTCCTCcccattgttgctgttgttgttgttattattattattattattatttattagatttgtatgccgcccctctccaaagactcggggcggttcacaacagtaataagaaacagtgtaacaatgggacaaatctaataataaaaatatataaaaaccccaacaattaaaaaccatacagcacatacataccaaacatgaaatataaaaagcctggggtagatgtcttagttcccccatgcctggcgatacaggtggatcttaacttgtgaaagacaaggagggtgggagccattctaatctccgggggagttggttccagagggccggggccgccacagagaagctcttcccctggggcccaccaaatgacattgtttggctgacgggacccagagaaggccaactctgtgggaccttatcggccgctgggattcttgcggtagaaggcggttccggaggtattctggtccaatgccttgtagggctttaaaggtcattaccaacactttgaattgtgaccggaaactgatcggcagccagtgcagaccacggagtgttgtagaaacgtgggcgaatctgggaagtcccactatagctctcgcggccgcattctgcacgatctgaagtttctgaacacttttcaaaggtagccccatgtagagagcattgcagtaattgaacctcgaggtgatgagggcatgactccctgtccaagtagggccacaactggtgcaccaggcaaatccgggcaaatgcccccctcgccacagttgaaaaatgatgttccaatgttaaccGGATTGTGTGGAGACTAAAAAAGAACATCGTGTTTCAGGCAGTGGGTGGTTCTGGCAGGCACTGCAGTCCGAAAGCACTTTCCTCCTAgattccaaaaatggggcatgtggagatcaaaaaagagcattgcattttgggtggCGGGCAGCACCAGTTGCAGGTCCCATTTTTGGAatcgagggggaaagagtttttgGGTAGAAGCACCAGCCAGAAGTGTCGGCCGCCTGAAACGCGATGCCCTTTTTTGGTCTCCACATGCTCCATTTTTAGAATTGGGGAGGGGATTATGGCCCTGCAGCCTGGAAACACTTTTCTCCTAGGCTTAGTGGCGAGCCATTCTgccttttgcttcctgcacagcgCCCACGTCACCAACTAAGTCCCCACCTTTCCCTGGCAACGAGTGGAAGTGAAGGTTCTTGCCGCCTGGAACTTCCCAAAAATGCAATGTGCAGAGGCTCAAAACTTCTGAAGGGTGGGGGCTGGCGGGTGGGTGGGACTACATTCGGAGTGTAAGGCACATCCAGTTTCTGACCCTCTTTTTAGAAGTAAAAGGGTgcagtcttatactctgaaaaacatggtaatagccaaagaatgaaaaagaatgtGTGTGTGATGTTATTTTATTAGAATAAGTTACATATGAACCAGCGTTATAGTCCTATATGAGAAAAATAATCCTATTTATATCAATGGAAGGTAGGGAAGGTCTATTGGTCAGTACTTTGTAGCATCTCCTTTGGCAGAAATAATTGCTTCCAAAAATCTCCTGCAGCCAAATAATAATCTTTTTAGTTTTGCATTTGGATTCCccactccttcctctttcttacgGAATGCTTCTAGTTCAAATGTCCTTCATACTTGAGATTTCCCCAAGATGTTCAGTATTATTCAAACTTTGGGCtatgttaatacagtggtacctctaccaaagaacacctctacttaagaacttttctagataagaaccgggtgttcaagatttttttgcccatgtttaagaaccattttctacttaagaacccgagccgggaaaaatttcccaggcctggccagtttcctgccattccgccctttaatcccagccatctgggctgccagaggagccttttggtggcatttaaggaggctttggcagtccagagtgaacgaagcattttcctttcctgGTGCTTGgtcagggaataaacctctgccagggccGAGAAAAAAGAattgctccctttgctctgagcagccgaggagtcaccatagcAAAGGAAagacgccggctacaaagcgagcaaacaagaggagaggggagcccttcagcatgggaaggaagaggcagcaagtagcagcagcagcagcagctaggGTATGGGAGGcggcctcgcgccaggtgtatgggaggcacgtgctcctcctcgccgcctcagaatccctcttttttttctttttttagacttaaagttttgggggttttttttattcccctcacctcaccttcttccgctccaagtccttggagaggggcggcatacaaatctaataaattggattggattgaattCCTTTAGCAGcgactctcttcctcctcttcttcctcctcctcctcccacccaaattccgagcttttatttctttcctaatgggtttgcacgcattatttgcttttacgttgattcctataggaaaaattgcttcaacttaagaacgtttctacttaagaacctggtcacggaatgaattaagttcttaagtagaggtaccactgtgctatgtacaaaacagttgggtttgctaTATATAGACAAGTTAACAATGGATGTTtgaatgtattgaagtactatagctttaagaggtagttgcaaattgccataagagggagccagaaagcatgattctctttctctctactaaCCATGCAATTGTATTATGTAACCTGGGTAAAGAGATAAATATTGGTagcatatatgattttatgaaccatAATCTTATaattatatgattttatgaacctgAAAATATTACCTTTGCCTTCTTTTCCATAAGCTAGGGATGGAGGAACTGTTAATTTGCGCTTCTCTCCTATACACATCTGTTGCAAACCTCTGTCCCAGCCTTGGATAACTTCCTTTATACCAAGAGTAAACCATGTTGGTTGGCCTTTATTATGCTTGTGactgaaacaaataaaacattcccTTAGGACATCCAGTTGGGGAAAAATTCTGTTGCTGGATCAGAGCAGAGATTTAGTATTTCAGTACTCTGTTCATGAAGGCTAAAGCCAtcctattctatttctttctAGTAATTCACATGGCAAAGAGAATTACAGGGTCCCATGGGTTATTTCCTGGAATAAGTACTATAAGCCAAAGCACTGAGGAGTGTGAAGACTTCCAGTCATTGCTGACTAAACTCAAGCAGTTCTCATCCATGGCTTTGCTAGGTATGGCTGCAGGAGTCGTAATTCAGCAATTTCTGGAGGGCCCTCACCCCATTTCAAACCAGACACATAAAGGGGGACAGGTTTTTAGATATTTGCTGTTAATAGCAAAAGCTATTAAAAATAACACAACATGTTACATTAATGGATAAAAATATTGAATGTCATTAATATATAAAGATATTCCAGAAACTATAAGCATGCTAACCAGCAGAGATGGCAGAAACAAGCAATATATTTGACAGAAGCTGAACCCAATTACTGGAGTCAGTGTCAATAAATTGCAAATAGATACGACAGCTTGCCACAAATATGTTTTTTGTCAATTTCATTTGTAGTAAAACACAAAATCTTCAAATTAAACCATGCTCTAAtcacagaaaattaaaaatgtaaCTGATTTTGTGATAGATGTAAATTTACAAGATGTTTAACATTAAACATCTAATTCACAAGCAAAATGTCATTTCAGAATGTTTTATGACATAATTAGACAACCGGTGAACCATTGGGTCATTGtttcacaaaatattttttacCTTAACAGTGAAACAGAATGACCAAGGGCAAAAAAGCAATGGGAATGGGAGCCACGTCCAACTTCCTACAGCTGACTGTCTTTCAGCAACTGATAATGTAATCGTACCAGGCCTCCAGAGAGGACTAGAATGAGGTTAGTCTACACTACAGTACTTGATTTCTAGCAGTTGAAGGAGGGTCTGGTCTCTGGAGGTCTAGGGTAGAACTGGTTTACAAAAGCTTCGGATGACAGCACAGAAGCATGGAAGTATTCACAACTCTTCCAATTCCTATCCCATGGGAGTCATGGATCTCAGTTTCTGGATGTACAGTATAATATTTCTATAATGTATTCAAGGTACGTTGAGGTACTTGATTCAACAATTGTTGCCATATAATGCACTGCTTCACCCAGTTAAAAGTTACAGATAGAAGAATTTAGTTGTTGATAATTTAAACTTCTAAAGAGTACAAGAAGAATACTATTAAGAATACTTAATAGTCCATGGAATTCTTGTGCCTCTTCCAAGGAAAACAGCAGATAGAAAACTGATTTGTAAGCCATAGAATATTCAAGAAGAGATAATTCCTgaagcaactttttaaaaaaataactctcTCTGTGTTGCTCATACACTTTCAGGGATCATGATCCATAAACTAAGAACACTTGTATTATACTCATTTATACTTATAAAAGTATGATGgtacaaaaagaaaggaaggaaaagagggttCTTACTGAAGTTAACCAGAAATTTGTTGCTGTACTTCTGGATTTACAGAAGCAAAAGTGCTCTTATCCAAAAGAAAATCTCacaattcgggggggggggggggggttatgacCCAACTGACAATAAATCCACAATACCCTAAAAGCCCAATATTCCTATAATAAGGCCACCAAATATTTCCAATTAAGACTACACCATACATTATGATTTTGCATATTAAGGATGGGCCACTTTTTCTGAGCCAAGACTACAGTTAAGGACCATATGTCAAAGAATATTGAGAAAAGCCAAGGTATCTTCACTATGGTAATACTTTTTTCCATTAATACATCACATTGAGCAAAAATGGGATTTATTTGGTTAGTATGTCTGCATTTGCAGAACAAATAACTTACGTGGAATGAAAGAGTGATCCATCTTTCTCAAAATATGCATCATAGTGCAGCAACAtcaggtctccaaacttggtctTCCTTTTGCAAATGAAAGGTTTATGGAGAACTTCGATTTTGACTTCTGGTTCTGGAATGAGCGCACCAGTCACCAAAGCCACAGTCGCAAAGAAAATCCAAAGGGTACCTTCCATTCTGGTTACCTGAAGATGCGTTTTTCAGACTGAAAAAACAACCCACATGATCTTACATGCACctggccaatttttttttaatccaacaaTTCTCAAATAGAATCTCACATTACTAAGAAATGATTTAAgatcgctttattatttttttataaagccctctaaagtatattttttaactTTACTTTCTAGTGTACTTAAATTGTATTTCTTGAAATTCTACTTGCACTAAAAGCGGAGATAGAGAAGGCTAACTACGGAGTCGAGCTTCCTCCCAGCCTTTGTATCTCACCCGCTTTCAGACTCTTTCTCCAGATCCGTAGACGTGGCAAACGTGGTCTTAAAATCTTCAGAAAAGCAGGCAGATGTCCTCAAGCATTTGTATCCATTTAATAGCAACctatcctctttctcctttctggtTGGCTGAACGAAAGGGATGGGTTTTACACCAGCCACTCCATTGGGAAGGCTGACCCGTGGAAGCTCTCTCGTCGCTAAGCGACGATTGGTCTTCCAAAAATTCTAGCGAGAGAACGCCGCGCATACATTTTGGAATCCCTCAACACAATACCGCCGGCTTCGAAATGCCATCGTAGGCTGACGCCACGCATGAATCCGGATTCTCATTGGTTCCCAGGAACTCATCTGCTCTCTTGGTGTTCTAGCCACGCCCTTTTTCAAATCACATGTAAACTTTGCATTCAGGAACGTATTTACGTAATTCTGCGGAGTGGATAAAGCCCGTAGCTGTaatcaaatctgcatttctacTCTAGTAGCGTAAGGCTAACTAGTTGGCTGgtagggggaggggggggggaaagggcggGGAAGAAGACAGGAAGGCGGGCCGGACTTCTGCCAGCCTCAGGATGGCCTTGGCTGTCTGTGCTTCAGCTGTGCGGCTGAGAGCTTAAAAGTTTCCCGGGGGAAGGCCAGGGGCAAGGTTTCCCCTGTCCCAAGCAGATCTGGATGGGGGGACCTTGTCATTATGGAGGGGGTACTATACAAATGGACCAACTATCTAAGCGGTGAGTATTACCGGTTCTACCTTGTCTTTCTTTGTTAACCCGCTTAAGTTACGCCATCTCGGCAAATCCAGAACTTGAAGCCGGAAACTGGCCCGTGTAACTAAAAGAGCGAGGTGGTGACTTTCAAAactaggaagaaaaggaaagtgtCCTGGGTGCCTAATTTAGATGCTGTGGCTATTGGAACTCCTAAGCTTTACTAATGGCCTGAGAGATAGGAGTCTGGACTCTGCTGCTTTGCCTTGAACAATCAAAGGATCCTGGCTTGGGAAGACAGTCCAGTCCTGGAAAATAACTGGCTTGCTAAAGTTTTAAATTCAAGTTCAGAAATATGAAGAATTGAGGGAAACCATGCAGATGCTGCCCCTAAAGGAGAAAGAAATGGACAAAAAAGACACCTCATTTGATTTAAGGAAAAAGGGATTATGCACCatctaaaaagtttttttttgccTAGTATCCATCATGTGGTTGGAAGCTAATGATACAATATTCCTGCCAGTGTAGTGAACAACATATAATTAGCATTTAAAGTTTTTTCTAACCTGctcttttaaaaaagacaaattgGAGACATGATTAATATAGTTTATGTAAATGGTTAATTTTTTCAAGCTGTTTTCATAGAACAAATTTTATGAGACTGTCTTTTCATCTCCTGATCATCTTCGTTGCTCGTTTTCAAATTAATTTCTTTGTGATTTCTTATAAAGTAGTACAGGACCTACAACAACTGAGCTcacaatttatgttgctaagtaaagCAGTTGTTGAGTGGGTtgtgcttcatttttgctacaatTGTTAAAGGAAGTACTGAAGCTGAGTTTTTCATGCGGTCATGAAGCAAATCTGACTTCCTCCTTTGACTTGCTTCTTGGAAGCTGACTGAAACGATGACCAATAgtggtcacatgaccctgagacTACATAAGTGTCATAAATACATACCACTTTCTAGGTGCCTACATTTTGATCATTGACCCTAGGAATGCTGCAACAATCGTAAGTATGAAAactggtcataggtcacttttttaatgccattgtaaagttaatggtcactaaatgaatggttgtaagtcagagGCTACCTGTATTGCAGTGTACCAGAATCTTGGTcttagctgtgatggtgaacctgtggcatctGTGACAGAGGTGGCAGGCACTGCCTTCTCTGTGATTATATGCAGCATCACTAGTTGTTCTTCTGTTCCATTGCACACTCTTCTGGGTTCCGTTGCATGCATGTGCGCTGGTCAGCTGCTCTGTTCCAGGTTCCGATGTTCTAGTTTTgacactcggtgccaaaaaggttaaccatcattgATCTAAGGACTAAATTCATGGGTCTCTGCTTAATCTCTCTAGTTTTATTAGAAGCTGTTAATGTATAACTTGTGAATACTATTTTGAGTAGGCTATACAGTATATCCACTTAGTTGTTGCTCTATTCAGCCCACACTTAATTTGCTTGCTAATCAGAATGCCTGTGGCAATTGTTTTGCTGAAATCTAGACaattaaattcatttattttgatCAGAGGTTAGATTATTAAGAAAATTGGATTATAATAGTAAATTTAAACAAAATCAAATACAGAAGAACATACGGTGCATTCAGAAACTATTCAGACCTTCTTCACTTTTGacaattttgttatgctgcagcctgattcctacagttgttgaaattcattttttctcaATAATCTACACTCAGTACCCTATGATGACAAAgtaaaaacagaattttagaaatatcTGTAAACGTATTAAAAAGGAAAAGCTGAAACATCACATTGGCAGCAGTATTCATATCTTTTGCAGCAGTATTTGAAGTTTAGCTCAGGTACTTCTCATTTCTCTTGATAGTTGCTGACATGTTTTTGCATCTTAATTGGAGTCCACCTCTGGTAAATTGATTGGACATGATTTGGAAAGGCATACAACTCTATAGAAGGTTTCACAGCTGACCATGCATACTGTAGCAGAGCAAAAGCTATGAGGTCAAAGAAACAGCCTTCAAAGTTCAGACACATGATTATTGCAAAGCACAGATCTAGGGAAGGCTACATTAAAATTTCTGCTGTGCTGTTCCTAAGAGCACAGTGGCCTCCATAAttctgaaatggaaaaaaaaattagcacAACCAGAACTTTGCCAAAAGCTGGTTACCTGGTCAAACTTGTTAATTGAGGGAGAAGGACCTTAGTTAAGAGAGCTGAACTGAACTCCAGAGATCCTGTGTGGAGATGGGACAGAGTTCCAGAAAGCAACCATCACTATAGCCCTTCACAATCTGGTTTTTATAGCAGAGTGGCTAGATGGAAGCATGTCCCCAGTGCCATGTGAGGTTTGTGCTTGAagtttacaaaaaaaaaacacctgaagGCCTCTCACACTGTGAGGAATAAGATTCTCTGGTCTGATAAACCCAAGTTTGAATTGTTTTCGCTTCAATTCTAAATGTTATATCTAGAGGAAATCAGGCATCGCTCATCACCTGTCCAGAATCATCCCAACAGTGAGGCATAGTGGTGGCAGCTTCATGCTGTGGGGGTGGTTTTTAATAGCAGGGACTGATACAGGTTAGGCTGGAGGGAAAGCTGAACGGAGCAAAGTGCacggatacagtgatccctcgcaaCTTCGCGGTTCAGCTTTCGTGGCTTCAGtgcattgtgggtttttttttaatgtagctgCTGCTCACTCCAGCTGGGAAAGAGTAGGGCGGGGGAGCGCCGCTGTCTGGAGGGAACCTTTCGGCCACGGCAGGTGGCACGTGGGGGCACCAACCTGCACCGATTTGCCCCTCTGTGGGCCCCAGAGAGGGCTCGTGGCCCCGCCGCTCATCCAGGGGCAAGCATGGAAGCCAagccacaatttttttttctttctatcattCGTTTACACAAATCGAGAAAGAGTTCTTTTATTCCTTTGTTCTGTTTGGCAGATGTATGACAGTGTTTTGCTCCCACTGATTCTGCATATGTTTCTGCTTCTTGAATAGACACATGCCTTTCTTTTTCCAAATCTATTTTGTTGCCCCAACAGCAGCCCCTCAACCGCTGCGCCCGCCTTGtgccaccgggggggggggagagcccgGCGCAGGAGCTATGAGGATGGAGCTGGACAGAGCACCATTGGCGGCCTCAGCAGCTGCGCCcaaagcctctctctctctcaccaccaCCCCATCTCCTACCCTTCACTCCTGATTTAAGACACAGATAAAAAGGAGCACTGGGcaaagaatttgggtgggaggaggaggaagaagaagaggaggaggacaattgctgccgaaggaagaaggtgaggtgagcgcctCCTTTtgcccagacactccaggaggcaaccttgcaccgagtgtatgggaggcagaacGAGGAGGTCACAACAGCGAAGTGGTTAATTAcctctccaaatgcccagagaaaggaaaacgctctgttctctctgggctgccaaagcctcctaagcgccactgaaaggctcctctggcagcccagaaaatcccgagatgaccgggattaaagagggaatggcaggaaactggccgggccttcgtgccgctctcaaatttcgtgggaaatttttctgggcttgggttcttaactagaaaatggttcttaagtagaggcaaaaacatctttagcacctggttcttatctagaaaaattcttaagtagaggcgttcctaagtagaggtaccactgtatttacgtTGTATATATAGCTTCTCTACTTTGCGGTTTTTCGTTTAtcgtgggtggtcctggaacgtatgagccggagtggcgcagcaggaagagtgctgtactgcaggccactgaagctgacttgtagatctgaaggtcagtggttcaaatctcattatcggctcaaggttgactcagccttccatccttccgaggtgggtaaaatgaggacccggattgtgggggcaatagccttgctctgttaaaaaagtgctattgctaacatgttgtaagccgccttgagtctaaggagaagggcggcataaaaatcaatcaatcaatcaaacaaacaaacaaataaataaataaataaacataatacc
This genomic interval carries:
- the FKBP14 gene encoding peptidyl-prolyl cis-trans isomerase FKBP14; the encoded protein is MEGTLWIFFATVALVTGALIPEPEVKIEVLHKPFICKRKTKFGDLMLLHYDAYFEKDGSLFHSTHKHNKGQPTWFTLGIKEVIQGWDRGLQQMCIGEKRKLTVPPSLAYGKEGKGIIPPESTLIFHIDLLEIRNGPRSHESFQEMDLNDDWKLSKEEVKKYLEMEFERQGEPINASHHDTLVKGIFNKEDEDNDGFISAREFVYKHDEL